A stretch of the Asticcacaulis sp. ZE23SCel15 genome encodes the following:
- a CDS encoding DUF1294 domain-containing protein codes for MTIWFYLALYLGMVNFLTYVVWAMDKKYAIHGARRVSERRLLGLCLLGGWPSALIGTYRLRHKSSKPSFLLKMYALIVLQIGSLGGLTWYAIAAV; via the coding sequence ATGACGATATGGTTCTATCTGGCTCTATATCTGGGCATGGTCAATTTTCTGACCTATGTGGTCTGGGCTATGGACAAGAAATACGCGATCCACGGTGCACGCCGCGTATCGGAGCGGCGCCTTCTGGGGTTATGCCTGCTGGGCGGGTGGCCATCGGCCCTGATCGGCACCTACAGGCTGCGTCATAAATCTTCAAAGCCCTCCTTTCTGCTCAAGATGTACGCGTTGATTGTCCTGCAAATCGGCAGCCTTGGGGGGCTGACCTGGTACGCCATCGCCGCCGTTTAG
- a CDS encoding DUF4272 domain-containing protein, which yields MSESETRKQKSIAFLTAKGVPVLDTLPEIEEAADVKIRSGADIVRRAMCLTTVANAAIKNDISVARAYVKKHDLAEHLSPEEQAFLEADEISEKAAIQFSWRIEAAIPLMWAIGMYPELWFPDDEVDVSYVIDYWIGFNHPDITRISHRNVHEILDEADLIYRLHWAVCQAKIDGTKPPANLHPGVVRERHQALNWLINYEDDDWDDVGTDT from the coding sequence ATGTCCGAATCCGAAACCCGCAAACAAAAATCCATAGCCTTTCTGACCGCCAAAGGGGTGCCGGTGCTGGACACCCTGCCGGAGATCGAAGAGGCCGCTGACGTTAAAATCCGCTCAGGCGCAGACATTGTCCGCCGCGCAATGTGCCTGACCACCGTGGCCAATGCGGCTATCAAGAATGATATCTCGGTGGCGCGGGCCTATGTCAAAAAACATGATCTGGCCGAACACCTGTCGCCCGAAGAACAGGCGTTCTTAGAGGCCGACGAAATCTCTGAAAAAGCCGCCATTCAGTTTTCGTGGCGCATCGAAGCGGCCATTCCGTTGATGTGGGCGATCGGTATGTATCCTGAACTATGGTTCCCCGATGATGAGGTCGATGTGTCATATGTCATTGACTACTGGATCGGGTTCAATCATCCAGATATCACCCGCATCAGCCACCGCAATGTCCACGAAATCTTAGATGAAGCCGACCTGATCTACCGCCTGCACTGGGCCGTGTGTCAGGCCAAAATCGATGGCACGAAACCGCCCGCCAACCTGCATCCCGGTGTGGTGCGGGAGCGGCATCAGGCGCTGAACTGGCTGATCAATTACGAAGATGACGACTGGGACGATGTAGGCACCGACACCTGA
- a CDS encoding trans-aconitate 2-methyltransferase, with protein MTDKMADLFKDPEHARTYAERPRKIIPGFDGLHRIMAQLIGEASPAQTLVLGGGGGLELKTLSDALPNGQFCAVDPSAEMIAQGKAYLGDPASVEWVEGLIFEAPEGPFDAATCMLTLHFVPDEGAKLETLKAVKARLKPGAPFFIAHMSVDKDDPKSGQKFDRYLRYAQDSQLDPQVLKEAHERVRTGLNTVGPERDEQLLREAGFSGIELVFKGLYWCGWIAYA; from the coding sequence ATGACTGACAAAATGGCCGACCTGTTCAAAGACCCGGAGCACGCCCGCACCTATGCCGAGCGGCCACGGAAGATCATTCCCGGCTTTGATGGCCTGCACCGCATCATGGCGCAACTGATTGGTGAGGCGTCACCGGCGCAGACACTGGTGCTGGGCGGTGGCGGCGGGCTGGAGCTAAAAACCCTGAGTGATGCCTTGCCGAATGGGCAATTCTGCGCGGTTGATCCGTCGGCAGAAATGATCGCGCAGGGCAAGGCTTACTTAGGCGATCCGGCCTCAGTGGAGTGGGTTGAAGGCCTGATCTTTGAGGCGCCGGAAGGGCCGTTTGATGCCGCGACCTGCATGTTGACCCTGCATTTTGTGCCTGATGAGGGTGCAAAGCTGGAGACGCTAAAGGCGGTTAAGGCGCGGCTGAAACCCGGCGCACCATTCTTTATCGCGCACATGAGCGTCGATAAGGATGACCCAAAATCTGGTCAGAAGTTCGACCGCTACCTTCGCTACGCTCAGGACAGCCAGCTTGACCCGCAGGTGCTGAAAGAAGCCCATGAGCGGGTGCGCACCGGACTAAATACGGTCGGCCCGGAACGCGATGAGCAGCTTTTGCGCGAGGCCGGTTTCAGCGGGATTGAGCTTGTCTTCAAAGGCTTGTACTGGTGCGGATGGATCGCTTACGCCTGA
- a CDS encoding endonuclease domain-containing protein has protein sequence MTDEMRRAAKSLRADMSLPEMLVWTRLKQRQPGKPVFRRQYPIGPYVADFYCSKARLVIEIDGMAHDIGDRPERDIMRDKWLKYKGLEVYRIAARDVLADPEEAVEGIIIVTLNRLKLFMP, from the coding sequence ATGACCGACGAAATGCGCCGTGCTGCTAAGTCATTACGCGCTGACATGTCCCTTCCGGAAATGCTGGTTTGGACGCGCCTTAAACAGCGTCAACCCGGAAAACCTGTCTTCCGCAGGCAATATCCTATCGGCCCTTATGTTGCGGATTTCTACTGTTCCAAGGCGCGGCTGGTCATCGAAATTGACGGTATGGCGCATGATATCGGCGACCGTCCAGAGCGCGATATTATGCGCGACAAATGGCTTAAGTATAAAGGTCTTGAGGTTTACAGGATAGCGGCAAGGGATGTATTGGCTGATCCCGAAGAGGCGGTTGAAGGGATTATTATTGTAACCTTGAACCGTCTGAAATTGTTCATGCCATAA
- a CDS encoding septum formation inhibitor MinC: MNGLLNVFEQRVRGVRLVELVGIVLCLAMMFGLGWIKMREDADVKRLEALKRDIVAEAEQVQTLRAAVAQLEQPKRIEALASVYLGMKPVDSRHEANLDSLVEISRGQGAGVRGVERPASPVPPMPEAPSAVPPVAPTTDTTTTEPLVIEHTVEGTR; this comes from the coding sequence ATGAACGGCCTGTTGAATGTGTTCGAGCAACGCGTGCGCGGAGTCCGGCTGGTGGAACTGGTCGGCATTGTGCTGTGTCTGGCGATGATGTTTGGCCTCGGCTGGATCAAGATGCGCGAAGACGCCGACGTAAAACGCCTTGAAGCCCTCAAGCGCGATATCGTGGCTGAGGCCGAGCAGGTGCAAACTCTGCGCGCGGCGGTCGCTCAGCTTGAACAACCGAAACGGATTGAGGCGCTGGCCTCGGTCTATCTGGGCATGAAGCCGGTCGATTCCCGCCACGAAGCCAATCTTGATTCATTGGTGGAAATCTCACGCGGGCAGGGTGCAGGTGTGCGCGGTGTTGAACGGCCAGCCTCGCCTGTGCCGCCCATGCCGGAAGCGCCTTCGGCAGTGCCGCCGGTAGCGCCCACGACGGATACAACCACCACAGAACCGCTGGTGATCGAACATACGGTGGAGGGCACGCGATGA
- a CDS encoding putative quinol monooxygenase, giving the protein MYGLIGSFSAHPGKRDELISLMTASTGAMPGCISYIIAKDPEDADIIWITEVWDTAESHKASLQIPAVAETIKKAMPLIASFGQHTITEPVGGMGL; this is encoded by the coding sequence ATGTACGGACTTATCGGCAGCTTCAGCGCTCATCCCGGCAAACGCGATGAATTGATCAGCTTAATGACAGCCTCGACCGGTGCCATGCCGGGATGTATCAGCTACATCATCGCCAAAGACCCGGAAGATGCCGACATAATCTGGATCACCGAAGTGTGGGACACGGCTGAAAGCCATAAGGCCTCACTGCAAATCCCAGCCGTGGCGGAAACCATCAAAAAGGCCATGCCGCTGATCGCCAGCTTTGGCCAGCATACGATCACCGAACCCGTCGGCGGAATGGGTTTGTAA
- a CDS encoding division/cell wall cluster transcriptional repressor MraZ, whose amino-acid sequence MFLSHVEKQLDAKRRLLIPQDFRTTANSSAAGPKVATPDAFEGVYCFASIEADCLEGGGTEFFDRYRQLIESYAVGSPARRALEHKIYGGMHRLSFDAAGRITLPDSLCVKFGLSDKALIVGLYDRFQIWEPTAYAAYQAEQDALAREVLSQRGA is encoded by the coding sequence GTGTTTCTCTCACATGTTGAGAAGCAGCTTGATGCCAAGCGGAGATTGCTGATCCCGCAGGACTTCCGCACGACCGCGAATTCAAGTGCCGCAGGCCCAAAGGTCGCCACCCCTGATGCTTTTGAGGGCGTCTATTGCTTTGCCTCGATCGAAGCCGACTGCTTAGAGGGCGGCGGCACAGAATTTTTTGACCGTTATCGCCAGCTTATCGAAAGTTACGCCGTGGGATCGCCGGCCCGTCGGGCATTGGAACACAAGATTTATGGGGGGATGCACCGCTTAAGCTTTGATGCGGCGGGCCGCATTACCTTGCCGGACAGCCTGTGCGTGAAGTTCGGTCTGAGCGATAAGGCGTTGATCGTCGGCCTTTATGATCGCTTCCAGATCTGGGAGCCCACGGCTTACGCTGCCTATCAGGCTGAGCAGGATGCATTGGCTCGCGAAGTCCTGTCGCAGAGGGGGGCTTAA
- the rsmH gene encoding 16S rRNA (cytosine(1402)-N(4))-methyltransferase RsmH: MSQSVHMSVLLDEVLAALGDIKDKLVVDGTFGAGGYTRAFLERGAKVIGFDRDARVKTYVDAVSADFPGKFQWINRPFSEMAEGLADVGVEAVDAVVLDIGVSSMQLDEAERGFSFMRDGPLDMRMSIDGRSAADIVNEDSAEDIAHVIWLYGEERKSRGIAAAIVRRRAEQKFERTLDLAEVVERALGGRRGAPVHPATRTFQGLRIAVNDELGELERALEVSEAVIKTGGVLAVVTFHSLEDRIVKNFFAERCGKLPSGSRYAPEVKAANDPTYELVTHKAQGPSDAELARNPRSRSAKLRAGRRTAAATWSEQTVSGKPSTNKVRS; this comes from the coding sequence ATGTCCCAATCTGTGCATATGTCGGTGCTGCTCGATGAAGTTTTGGCGGCCCTGGGTGATATCAAGGACAAGCTGGTCGTCGATGGCACGTTTGGCGCGGGTGGCTATACGCGCGCGTTTCTGGAGCGCGGTGCCAAGGTCATCGGCTTTGATCGCGATGCGCGGGTAAAGACCTATGTCGACGCGGTGTCGGCGGATTTCCCTGGTAAATTCCAGTGGATCAATCGCCCGTTCTCGGAAATGGCCGAAGGGCTGGCGGATGTGGGTGTTGAGGCCGTCGATGCGGTTGTGCTCGATATCGGTGTCTCGTCCATGCAGCTTGATGAGGCCGAGCGCGGGTTTTCGTTTATGCGTGACGGGCCGCTCGATATGCGTATGAGTATCGATGGCCGCTCAGCCGCCGATATCGTCAACGAAGACAGCGCCGAGGATATCGCCCACGTTATCTGGCTCTACGGTGAGGAGCGTAAATCGCGTGGTATTGCTGCTGCCATCGTGCGCCGCCGCGCCGAGCAAAAGTTTGAGCGCACACTCGATCTGGCTGAGGTGGTCGAGCGGGCTCTGGGTGGGCGCAGAGGGGCTCCGGTCCATCCGGCGACGCGCACCTTTCAGGGCTTGCGTATTGCGGTCAATGACGAACTGGGTGAGCTTGAGCGCGCCCTCGAAGTGTCTGAAGCGGTTATCAAAACGGGCGGCGTTCTGGCGGTGGTCACCTTCCACTCGCTCGAAGACCGGATCGTCAAAAACTTCTTTGCCGAGCGTTGCGGTAAGCTGCCGTCGGGATCGCGTTATGCCCCGGAAGTCAAGGCGGCCAATGATCCGACTTACGAACTGGTCACCCATAAGGCGCAGGGGCCGTCAGACGCTGAACTGGCGCGCAATCCGCGGTCGCGTTCGGCCAAGCTGAGGGCCGGACGGCGCACGGCGGCGGCAACGTGGTCTGAACAAACTGTTTCCGGCAAACCTTCGACGAATAAGGTGCGGTCATGA
- a CDS encoding TerB family tellurite resistance protein, with the protein MSFWKNLAQLAVRQFDPAECPDCPKGPPGRDPAFATAVTALGAKLAKADGLAHDIEQQAFLDVFSPEARSERDVLRLYDLARQTSIGFEAYAQRLARRYARLPHILENVLEGLFHIALSDGTLNHAEETYLETVARLFGIETPIYRRIKSSYVALNDNDPYVILGLNPDAHDGEIRVARNKRLSEFHPDKIAGRGLPPEYITLYNHKSAAINQAYAQIMGERGLN; encoded by the coding sequence ATGTCATTCTGGAAGAACCTCGCGCAGTTGGCCGTCCGGCAGTTTGATCCGGCCGAATGTCCTGACTGCCCCAAAGGCCCGCCGGGCCGTGATCCGGCCTTTGCGACGGCCGTAACGGCTTTGGGTGCAAAGCTGGCCAAGGCTGACGGGCTGGCGCACGACATCGAGCAGCAGGCCTTTCTGGACGTCTTCAGTCCCGAAGCCAGGTCTGAGCGCGATGTGTTGCGGCTGTACGATCTGGCGCGTCAGACCTCTATCGGGTTTGAAGCCTATGCCCAGCGTCTGGCGCGGCGGTATGCCCGCCTGCCGCACATATTGGAAAACGTGCTGGAGGGGTTGTTTCATATTGCCCTCAGCGACGGCACGCTCAACCATGCCGAAGAGACCTATCTGGAAACCGTGGCGCGGTTGTTCGGCATTGAAACGCCCATCTATCGGCGGATCAAATCGTCATATGTCGCCCTTAATGATAACGATCCCTATGTGATTTTAGGTCTCAATCCGGATGCTCATGACGGGGAAATCAGGGTGGCGCGAAACAAACGCCTGTCAGAATTCCATCCGGATAAGATCGCCGGACGCGGTCTACCGCCTGAATATATTACGCTGTATAACCACAAATCCGCAGCCATCAATCAGGCCTATGCCCAGATCATGGGCGAGCGCGGTTTGAACTGA
- the metH gene encoding methionine synthase, with protein MRPSFINIGERTNVTGSAKFKKLVIEGNYSAALDVARQQVEAGAAIIDVNMDEGLLDSVVAMRTYLNLLAAEPDIARVPVMINSSKWEVIETGLKCVQGKAIVNSISMKEGEDKFRAEAIKCLRYGAAVVVMAFDEVGQADTAQRKIEICTRAYNILVNEVGFPAEDIIFDPNIFAVATGIEEHDNYAVDFIEAVKVIKATLPYARISGGVSNVSFSFRGNEPVRRAIHSVFLYHAINAGMDMGIVNAGDLPVYDDIDPELREAVEDVILNRSQRHNVSNTEYLVDLAPKYKGEKGQVEAKTLAWREGTVDERLKHALVNGITEFIDADTEEARLQAARPLHVIEGPLMAGMNVVGDLFGAGKMFLPQVVKSARVMKQSVAYLMPFMEEEKQQHVADGGTYQAAGKILMATVKGDVHDIGKNIVGVVLQCNNYEVIDLGVMVPADRILAEAKEHKVDMIGLSGLITPSLDEMVFVAREMQRTGFDIPLLIGGATTSKTHTAVKIEPGYSNDQVVYVLDASRAVGVVSQLLSETDKPKFVADTKADYVKVRDAYGKGDNKPRSDLVEARARKFNIDFAAESPVAPSFLGVRTFSPYDLNDLAEHIDWTPFFATWELAGRFPDILDDDIVGEAARGLYKDAQEMLARILTEKWFEARGVVGFWPANATEDDDIEVYGDETRSKVIAKFHTLRQQMKKPRADQSNLALSDFIAPKGTPDWIGGFAVTAGHGELEIAKKFKDAGDDYNAILATALADRLAEAFAESLHKKVRRELWAYAADEDLDIAGLIAEQYKGIRPAPGYPAQPDHTEKWTLFDLLDARSRTGMELTESLAMTPPASVSGMYFAHPKAHYFGVGKIEKDQVEDYARRKGWPIDQAERWLSPILNYVPS; from the coding sequence ATGAGACCTTCTTTTATCAATATCGGTGAACGCACCAACGTCACCGGCTCCGCCAAGTTCAAGAAACTCGTCATCGAGGGCAATTATTCCGCCGCGCTCGATGTGGCGCGTCAGCAGGTCGAGGCCGGGGCCGCGATTATCGACGTCAATATGGACGAAGGGCTGCTGGATTCAGTGGTCGCCATGCGCACCTACTTAAACTTGCTGGCCGCCGAGCCTGATATCGCGCGCGTGCCGGTGATGATCAACTCATCCAAATGGGAGGTGATCGAAACCGGCCTGAAATGTGTGCAGGGCAAGGCGATCGTCAACTCGATCTCCATGAAGGAAGGCGAGGATAAGTTCCGCGCCGAAGCCATAAAATGCCTGCGCTACGGGGCTGCGGTCGTGGTCATGGCCTTTGACGAAGTGGGCCAGGCCGATACGGCTCAGCGCAAGATCGAAATCTGCACCCGCGCCTACAATATTCTGGTGAACGAGGTCGGCTTTCCGGCCGAAGACATCATTTTCGACCCCAATATCTTTGCCGTGGCGACCGGCATCGAAGAACACGATAACTACGCCGTCGATTTCATTGAGGCCGTCAAGGTCATCAAAGCGACCCTGCCCTATGCGCGCATATCGGGGGGGGTGTCGAACGTGTCGTTTTCCTTCCGCGGTAATGAGCCGGTCAGGCGCGCGATCCACTCGGTGTTTCTCTATCACGCCATCAATGCCGGCATGGATATGGGTATTGTCAATGCCGGTGACTTGCCGGTCTATGACGACATCGACCCGGAACTGCGCGAGGCCGTTGAGGACGTGATCCTGAACCGCTCTCAGCGCCATAATGTGTCGAACACTGAATATCTGGTTGATCTGGCGCCCAAATACAAAGGCGAAAAAGGTCAGGTCGAGGCCAAGACCTTAGCCTGGCGCGAAGGCACGGTCGATGAACGCCTGAAACACGCTTTGGTCAACGGCATCACCGAATTTATCGACGCCGACACCGAAGAAGCCCGCCTGCAAGCCGCGCGGCCTTTGCATGTCATCGAAGGCCCGCTGATGGCCGGGATGAACGTGGTCGGTGATCTGTTCGGGGCCGGTAAGATGTTCCTGCCGCAGGTCGTCAAATCGGCCCGCGTCATGAAGCAATCCGTGGCCTATCTGATGCCGTTTATGGAAGAAGAAAAACAGCAGCATGTGGCCGACGGCGGCACCTATCAGGCGGCGGGTAAGATCCTGATGGCGACGGTCAAGGGCGATGTCCACGATATCGGCAAAAACATCGTTGGCGTGGTGCTGCAATGTAATAATTACGAGGTTATTGACCTTGGGGTGATGGTGCCCGCTGACCGGATTTTGGCTGAGGCCAAAGAGCATAAGGTTGATATGATCGGCCTGAGCGGTCTGATCACGCCGAGCCTCGATGAGATGGTGTTTGTGGCGCGTGAAATGCAGCGCACCGGCTTTGATATTCCGCTGCTGATCGGCGGAGCGACAACCTCCAAAACCCACACAGCGGTCAAGATCGAACCGGGCTATAGCAACGATCAGGTCGTCTATGTGCTGGATGCCTCTCGCGCCGTCGGCGTGGTGTCGCAACTGCTGAGCGAAACTGATAAGCCGAAATTTGTGGCTGATACCAAGGCCGATTACGTCAAGGTGCGCGACGCCTATGGCAAGGGCGATAACAAACCGCGCTCCGATCTGGTTGAGGCCCGCGCGCGCAAATTCAACATCGATTTTGCGGCGGAATCGCCGGTCGCCCCGTCGTTTCTGGGCGTGCGCACGTTTAGTCCCTATGACCTGAACGATCTGGCCGAACACATCGACTGGACGCCGTTCTTTGCGACCTGGGAACTGGCCGGACGGTTTCCTGATATTTTGGATGATGACATCGTCGGTGAGGCCGCGCGTGGGCTCTATAAAGATGCGCAGGAAATGCTGGCGCGGATTCTGACCGAAAAGTGGTTTGAAGCGCGCGGCGTGGTCGGATTCTGGCCGGCTAATGCGACCGAGGATGACGATATCGAAGTCTATGGGGACGAGACGCGCTCAAAGGTCATCGCCAAGTTCCACACCCTGCGCCAGCAGATGAAAAAGCCGCGCGCCGACCAAAGCAATCTGGCGCTGTCTGACTTCATCGCACCCAAGGGCACGCCTGACTGGATCGGCGGCTTTGCGGTCACTGCGGGGCATGGCGAGCTGGAAATCGCCAAAAAATTCAAAGACGCTGGCGATGACTATAATGCCATTCTGGCCACCGCTCTGGCTGACCGTCTGGCCGAAGCCTTTGCCGAAAGCCTGCACAAAAAGGTGCGGCGCGAACTGTGGGCCTATGCGGCCGACGAAGACCTCGATATCGCGGGCCTGATTGCCGAGCAGTATAAAGGTATCCGTCCGGCGCCCGGCTATCCGGCCCAGCCTGACCATACCGAAAAATGGACGCTGTTTGACCTCTTGGATGCGCGGTCACGGACGGGTATGGAACTGACCGAAAGCCTGGCCATGACCCCGCCGGCCTCGGTGTCGGGCATGTATTTCGCCCATCCGAAAGCCCACTATTTCGGCGTCGGCAAGATCGAAAAGGATCAGGTTGAAGACTATGCCCGCCGCAAAGGCTGGCCCATTGATCAGGCCGAGCGGTGGTTGTCGCCGATCCTGAATTATGTGCCCTCTTAG
- a CDS encoding N-acetylmuramoyl-L-alanine amidase → MIELPSPNFNERTAPVDMIVLHYTGMETAGAALDRLCDPQAKVSAHYVIDEDGTVYRLVAEARRAWHAGVSFWKGETDINGASIGIEIVNPGHEFGYRDFPPEQIEALVLLLDDIRDRWDIPDHRILGHSDVAPERKEDPGEFFPWAYLAQRGHGLWVEPDLPPAKPSGESVMGPPLDIGDVGLGVFSLQSALGKLGYNILAGGPYDDQTKSIVTAFQRHWRPENIDGRADAETRVRLMALLRHVTLLDVS, encoded by the coding sequence ATGATCGAATTACCGTCCCCCAACTTTAACGAACGCACCGCACCGGTGGATATGATCGTGCTGCACTACACCGGCATGGAAACGGCAGGCGCCGCGCTGGATCGGCTGTGCGACCCGCAGGCCAAGGTGTCGGCGCACTATGTGATCGACGAAGACGGCACGGTTTACCGCCTTGTGGCCGAAGCGCGCCGCGCCTGGCACGCAGGCGTGTCATTCTGGAAGGGCGAGACCGATATTAACGGGGCTTCGATCGGCATTGAGATCGTCAATCCTGGCCATGAGTTCGGCTACCGCGACTTTCCGCCGGAGCAGATTGAGGCGCTGGTGCTGCTGCTGGATGATATTCGCGACCGATGGGATATTCCCGATCACCGTATCTTAGGCCATTCCGATGTCGCCCCTGAACGCAAAGAAGACCCCGGTGAATTTTTCCCGTGGGCGTACCTTGCGCAACGCGGCCATGGCCTGTGGGTTGAGCCGGATTTGCCGCCCGCCAAACCTTCTGGGGAGAGCGTGATGGGCCCGCCGCTCGATATCGGCGATGTCGGCCTTGGGGTGTTTTCCCTGCAAAGCGCGCTGGGTAAGCTCGGCTATAATATCCTCGCAGGCGGCCCCTATGACGATCAGACCAAGTCGATCGTTACGGCCTTTCAGCGTCACTGGCGGCCGGAAAATATCGATGGTCGCGCCGATGCGGAAACCCGCGTGCGCCTGATGGCGCTGCTGCGGCATGTAACATTACTGGATGTGTCATGA
- a CDS encoding glycosyltransferase family 2 protein, translated as MTDAPNALPLSCYIRTHNEARNIENVVRAALTVADEVIVIDAGSNDGTAQIAEAAGARVINNPWPGNGFQKRIGEEACRHDWLLDIDGDEVITPELAAEIRALFAHGEPAASVYEIKMVHAPPAGEPWWDFNPSFRRKLYDRRKYRMPEHKIWDQLPIAKSETVQTLKGILLHYAFKDVEHVVAKYNGRSTARARDGKRKSKASLKLRLWFGLPVYFLKQFAGRGLWRAGTYGLIFALLSAYMRWLRDAKMYEAILFEERRK; from the coding sequence ATGACCGACGCACCCAACGCCCTGCCCCTGTCCTGCTATATCCGTACCCACAATGAAGCGCGCAATATCGAAAACGTCGTGCGCGCGGCTCTGACCGTGGCGGACGAAGTCATCGTCATCGATGCGGGCTCAAACGATGGCACGGCCCAAATCGCTGAGGCGGCGGGCGCGCGCGTCATCAACAATCCCTGGCCCGGCAATGGCTTTCAAAAGCGCATCGGCGAAGAGGCCTGCCGCCATGACTGGTTGCTCGATATAGACGGAGATGAGGTCATCACGCCGGAACTGGCTGCCGAAATCCGCGCGTTATTTGCACATGGCGAACCTGCCGCCTCGGTCTATGAGATCAAGATGGTCCATGCCCCACCTGCCGGTGAGCCGTGGTGGGATTTCAATCCGTCGTTCCGCCGCAAGCTCTATGACCGGCGCAAATACCGGATGCCGGAGCATAAGATCTGGGATCAGTTGCCCATCGCTAAAAGTGAAACGGTGCAGACGCTGAAAGGCATTTTGCTGCACTATGCCTTTAAGGACGTGGAGCATGTGGTCGCCAAATATAATGGCCGCTCGACCGCCCGCGCCCGCGATGGTAAGCGCAAATCAAAGGCGTCGCTGAAGCTGCGCCTGTGGTTTGGGCTGCCGGTCTATTTCCTGAAACAGTTCGCCGGTCGTGGCCTGTGGCGGGCGGGGACTTACGGCCTGATTTTCGCGCTCCTGTCGGCCTATATGCGCTGGCTGCGCGACGCCAAGATGTATGAGGCGATATTGTTCGAGGAACGCAGGAAATAA
- a CDS encoding DUF423 domain-containing protein, with translation MINKVATKGFDAILLMIAGLWGLAGVMLLAAGAHADPRLTTAGSFLLFHAAAGMGLMGVPFMGPKLKLAAAFLLLAGAGLFAGDIVMRVTRGAGLLPMMAPVGGTLTMIGWLGVVVGAWLKLFEKPQNP, from the coding sequence ATGATAAATAAAGTGGCCACCAAAGGCTTTGATGCCATTTTGCTGATGATTGCGGGTCTGTGGGGGCTGGCGGGGGTTATGCTGCTGGCGGCGGGAGCCCATGCTGATCCGCGGCTTACGACGGCGGGATCGTTTCTGCTGTTTCATGCCGCAGCGGGTATGGGGCTGATGGGCGTGCCGTTCATGGGGCCGAAACTGAAACTAGCGGCGGCGTTTTTGTTGCTGGCCGGGGCCGGACTGTTTGCCGGTGACATTGTGATGCGGGTGACGCGGGGCGCGGGCCTGTTACCGATGATGGCGCCGGTTGGCGGGACGCTGACCATGATCGGCTGGCTTGGGGTTGTTGTGGGTGCCTGGCTTAAGCTGTTTGAAAAGCCGCAGAACCCTTGA